In Anaeromusa acidaminophila DSM 3853, the DNA window ACGGTTACCGAGAAAAAGTATTTTTGGCGACGAAAATGCCTTGCTGGCTGGTGAAAAGCCGCGAAGATATGGAGCGGTATTTAAACGAACAGCTTGAAAGGTTGCAGACGGATCATATTGACTTTTATCTGCTGCACTCGCTCAACGTGGAGACGTGGCCAGTGGTTCGCGACGCCGGAGTTTTTGAGTTTTTGGATGCGGCTATTGCGGATGGACGGATTCGTTATGCCGGTTTTTCCTTTCATGACAAGCTGGCTCTTTTCAAAGAGATTGTTGACGCCTACGATTGGTCGTTTTGTCAGATTCAGTACAATTACCTGGACGAGGCCTATCAGGCGGGAACGGAAGGACTTCAATACGCCGCTGCCAAAGGGTTGGGCGTAGTCATCATGGAGCCGCTGCGAGGCGGAAATTTGGTGAATTTGCCGGACGCAGCCAAAGACATTTTGGCGCAAGGTGGCCAGGATCGTTCGCCTGCGGAATGGGGGCTGCGCTGGGTGTGGGATCACCCGGAGGTGTCTGTTGTGCTTAGCGGTATGAATGCTTCAGAACAAGTGGAAGAGAATTTGCGCGTCGCGTCGATGGCGGCGCCGGGAAATCTAAATGACGAAGAGCGGCAGTTGGTGGGGACGGTAAAAACGCTGCTCAAAGAGCGCATTCGCGTTAATTGCACGGCTTGTTCGTATTGCATGCCCTGCCCTGTGGGCATCAATATTCCGCGGATGTTTTCTATTTATAATGATGATTCTATGTTTGATGGAGCGCCGGAAACTCGCCGGGCCTATACGGTAGTATCAAAATTGGCGGCGCCGATTTCGGCTTGTGTGGAATGCGGTAAATGCGCTAGCCACTGTCCGCAGGGGATTGCAATCCCGGAGGAATTGAAAAAAGTGCGGACGCAATTTGAAGGTTAGAAAGAAGGATATCCATTCATGACAAATGCAGCAGACTGGCTGCTCTATAACTCCCGCATTTGGACGGGCGAGGCGGAGCAACCTTGGGCTCAGGCGCTGGCGGTACGCGGCGAGCGCATCCTTGCGGTGGGCGCAGACGAAGAAATAAAGAAACTGGCCGGCTTGAACACGTCCTGCGTAGATGCAGGCGGCAAGCTGGTACTGCCTGGTTTTATCGACAATCATACCCACTTTTTGATCGGCGGTTTTCAACTGTTGTCGCTGGATTTGCGGGCGGTAACGTGCAAAGAAGAATTTATCGCCGCCGTCCGGCAGCGGGCGGCGCAGCTACCGGACGGGGCTGTTTTAGGAGGAGGCGGTTGGAGCAACGACCAATGGACGCAGACCGACCTGCCCCAGCGTTCCTGGGTGGATTCCTTTACGATGGAAAGACCTGTTTTTTTGCATCGCAGCGACCTGCACATCGCCTTTGCCAACAGCGCGGCGTTGCGCCTGGCGGGTATCGATAAAAACACGCCG includes these proteins:
- a CDS encoding aldo/keto reductase; its protein translation is MLYRTFGKTKQQVSALGFGCMRLPVVNGGDPTQIDESKAIPMIRAAIDAGVNYVDTAYPYHGTGFASGGASEPFVGKALQDGYREKVFLATKMPCWLVKSREDMERYLNEQLERLQTDHIDFYLLHSLNVETWPVVRDAGVFEFLDAAIADGRIRYAGFSFHDKLALFKEIVDAYDWSFCQIQYNYLDEAYQAGTEGLQYAAAKGLGVVIMEPLRGGNLVNLPDAAKDILAQGGQDRSPAEWGLRWVWDHPEVSVVLSGMNASEQVEENLRVASMAAPGNLNDEERQLVGTVKTLLKERIRVNCTACSYCMPCPVGINIPRMFSIYNDDSMFDGAPETRRAYTVVSKLAAPISACVECGKCASHCPQGIAIPEELKKVRTQFEG